The DNA window AGCAATGCCTGGTAGTCCTTCGGCGTCGGCCCCTCTTTGCCCTTGTGCAGGGAAAGCCCAAGCTCACCGAGGAAGGCGCGCAGCTTCTCCTGCCGCTCCAGCGGCGGGCCATCGTGCACACGGTAGAGCGACGGCAGCTCATGCTTCTGCAGGAAAGCGGCCGTGGCCACGTTGGCACAGAGCATGCATTCCTCGATCAGGCGATGCGCATCGTTGCGCACCGTAGGCCTGATCTCCGCGATCTTGCGGCCTTCACCGAAGATGATGCGGGTTTCCTGGGTCTCGAAGTCGATGGCACCGCGCACGTGACGCGCCTTGAGCAAGACCTTGTAGAGCGCATGAAGATGCTTGAGGTGCGGCAGCACTTCGGCGTACTCGCCACACAAGCGCTTGCCGTCCTCGGACTGTGGCTGCTCGAGCATGCTGCTGACCTTGTTGTAGGTCAGCCGGGCATGGGAGTGGATCACCGCCTCATAGAACTGGTAATCGGTCATCACCCCGGTCTTGCTCAGCGTGATCTCACAGACCATCGCCAGACGATCGACGTGCGGGTTCAGCGAGCACAACCCGTTGGAAAGCTCCTCGGGCAGCATCGGCACCACCCGCTCAGGGAAATACACCGAGTTGCCACGCGTCTCGGCCTCCTTGTCCAGTGCCGAGCCCACTTTCACATAGTGCGAAACGTCAGCAATCGCCACATACAGGCGGAAACCGCCAGAGAACAGCTTCCAGGCCCGCACTTTCTCGCAGTACACCGCATCGTCGAAGTCCCTGGCATCCTCACCATCGATGGTGACAAAAGGCAGATGGCGCAGGTCGACACGCTTGAGCTTGTCCTTCTCGGCGACTTCTTCCTTGAATCGCGCCGCTTCTCGCAGCACCGCTTCCGGCCAGACATAGGGAATATCGAAGCTGCGCAGGGCCACATCGATCTCCATACCCGGAGCCATGTAGTTACCGATCACTTCGATGATGTCGCCCTGGGGCTGGAAGCGCTGGGTCGGCCAGTGGGTGATTTTCACCTCGACGAACTGGCCCGGCTTGGCGTTCATCGAACGCCCGGGGGTGATCAGCACTTCCTGCTGGATCTTCGGATTGTCGGCCTCGACGAATCCGACGCCGCTCTCCTCCTGATAACGCCCGACGATGCTCTCGTGGGCGCGACTGATAACCTCGACGATGGCGCCCTCACGGCGACCGCGGCGATCCATGCCGGCGACCCGCGCCAGGCAGCGGTCGCCGTCGAACACCAGGCGCATCTGCGCCGGGCTCAGGAACAGGTCGTCGCTGCCATCGTCCGGCAGCAGGAAGCCAAAACCATCGCGATGCCCGCTGACCCGTCCGCAGACCAGGTCCAGCTTGTCCACCGGCGCGTAGGTGCCGCGTCGGGTATAGATGATTTGCCCATCACGCTCCATTGCACGCAGGCGGCGGCGCAGCGCCTCTATATCGTCTTCGGACGACAGCCCGAACTCGCCCTGCAGTTGCTCACGGGAAGCAGGCGAGCCTCTTTCGCTCAGATGCTTGAGAATCAGCTCACGGCTGGGGATGGGGTTTTCGTATTTTTCCGCCTCACGAGCGGCCTCGGGATCGAGGGATTGCCAATCGGCCATTCAGTGATGTCACCTTTGTATATGCATACAGGACCCAATGTCTTGTATCTATTGAAGCGCGAAACGCGAGCATACGGCAGCTTTAATACAATTTTTTTTTTGGGATCAGCTCTTTACAAGCCTCGACCTCGACCGTATAGTTCGCGCCCACAGCGTCCTGAGGACGTTGTAACACGGAAACGAACAAGTAACATCGTTTCCCGTGCCCAGGTGGCGGAATTGGTAGACGCGCTGGTTTCAGGTATCAGTGATCGCAAGATCGTGGAAGTTCGAGTCTTCTCCTGGGCACCAAATTCTGATGGATCGATCTGATAAGTCGGTTCGTCGTATAGCGGACGCAGTGGTCCGTGTTCGATAAAAGAATGAAACACTGCAACAACGGCAAGCAATTGTCGTGCTGTGCCCAGGTGGCGGAATTGGTAGACGCGCTGGTTTCAGGTATCAGTGATCGCAAGATCGTGGAAGTTCGAGTCTTCTCCTGGGCACCAAATTCAAGAAAAACCGAGCCAATGGCTCGGTTTTTTTTCGCCTGTTATTCTGCCCCATCCCGCACCATCACACTCGCCTCCCCCGCCTTCCGGAATTCCCCACATGCTCTGGATCCCCTTCACACTGCTCGCCGCCTTTACCCAGGCACTGCGCAATGCCCAGCAGAAAGTCCTCAGCCGTGAAGTGAACGCCATCGGCGTGACCCTCGCACGCTTTATCTGGGCACTACCACTGGCGGGCATCTACCTGCTGATACTGGAACTGGCGGTCCCGACCGAAATACCACATTTCAGTGGCCACTTCCTGTTCGCGGTGAGCGCCGCCGCCTTTGCCCAGATCCTCGCCACTATCCTCATGGTGCTGCTGTTCCAGCGCCGCAGCTACGCCGCTGGTGTCGGCCTGGCCAAGAGTGAGGCGTTACTCGCGGCGATTCTCGGCGCCGCCTTCTTCGGCGCACTGCTCGGGCCGATAGGCTGGCTGGGCATTGCCATAGGATCGGTTGCGGTATGGCTGATGAAAGGCCGCAGCGAGCCAGGTACACTTGATCTCTCGACCCTGCTGCTCGGACTCGGCAGCGGTCTGTGCTTCGCACTGACCACACTCTGGGTACGCGACGCCTGCCACCAGCTAAGCCTGCCATTCATGCATACCGCCGCCTGGGCGCTGGTATGGACCATCGGCATACAAGTCACCGCCCTGACCGCCTGGCTGGCGTTGCGCGACCGCGCCACCCTGCTGAAACTCTGGCACAGGCCATCACTGGTATTTCGCATCAGCCTGTCCAGTTCCATTGCTTCTCTATGCTGGTTCACCGCCGTCAATCTGGAGCAGGTCGCCCTGGTGAAGACCCTTGGTCAGGTCGAAGTTTTCTTCACCCTGCTGCTCTCGCAGCACTGGCTGAAAGAGCAGGTATCCCCACGAGAAAGGCTCGGCCTGCTGTTGATCGTAATCAGCGCCATCCTGGTGATATGGCCGACACTGACGACCTGAATCTCATCAGCCGCGCAACGCCCAAAACGAAAAAGGCCCGTATTTCTACGGGCCTTTTTTCATCGCATATGCCTGTCAGGCAAAAGGATGGCGCAGCACGATGGTCTCGTTACGATCCGGACCGGTCGACACGATATCGATAGGAGCACCCACCAGCTCGGCGATACGCTCGATGTAAGCACGCGCATTGGCCGGCAGTTCCTCCAGGCTACGCGCACCGACGGTCGACTCCGACCAACCCGGCAGGTCTTCGTAGACCGGCTGCAGGTTCTCGTAGCTTTCGGCATCGGTCGGCGCATCCGCCAGGGTATTGCCCTGGGCATCCAGGTAGCCTGTGCAGATGCGCACGGTTTCCAGGCCATCCAGCACATCCAGCTTGGTCAGGCACAGGCCGGAGATACTGTTGATCTCGATGGAGCGTCGCAGGATCACTGCGTCGAACCAGCCACAACGACGGGCACGGCCAGTCACGCTACCGAACTCATGCCCCTGCTTGGCCAGGTAGGCGCCGGTTTCGTCGAACAGTTCGGTCGGGAAAGGCCCCGAGCCGACACGGGTGGTATAGGCCTTGGTGATACCGAGGATGTAGTCCAGGTACAACGGGCCGACGCCCGAACCGGTCGACACGCCGCCAGCCGTGGTGTTGGAGCTGGTCACGAACGGGTAGGTACCATGATCGATATCCAGCAGCGTACCCTGGGCACCTTCGAACATGATGTTCTCGTCCGCACGGCGCAGGTCATGCAGGCGGGTCACAACGTCCAGCATCAGCGGCTCGAGGATCTTGGCATAGGCCATGGCCTCGTCGAGCGTCTTCTGGTAATCGACCGCAGGTTCCTTATAGAAATTCTGCAGGACGAAGTTGTGGTACTCGAGAATCTCCCGCAGCTTGCTGGCGAAGCGCTCCGGATGGAACAGGTCACCGATGCGCAGTCCACGGCGCGAAATCTTGTCTTCATACGCCGGGCCGATGCCGCGACCAGTGGTACCGATCTTGGCTTCGCCACGCGCTTTTTCGCGCGCCTGATCGAGGGCAACGTGGTAAGGCAGGATCAGCGGGCAAGCCGGACTGATACGCAGGCGCTCGCGCACCGGCACACCACGCTCTTCCAGCTCGCCGATTTCCTTGAGCAGCGCATCCGGCGCGACCACCACGCCATTGCCGATCAGGCATTGCGTGCCCTCACGCAAAATGCCGGACGGAATCAGGCGCAGGATGGTTTTCTTGCCATCGATGACCAGCGTATGCCCGGCATTATGGCCGCCCTGGTAACGGACGACGGCAGCCGCCTGGTCGGTCAGCAGGTCGACGATCTTGCCCTTGCCCTCATCACCCCACTGGGTACCCAGGACGACGACATTCTTACCCATAACACTTTGTCCTCTTCGGCGAAGCACAAGCCGGCCAGGGCCAGCGAATTATATTGAAGTCAGTCTCGATGAAATCAGCGGGCCAGCGGCACGACCTGCCAGGCTCCACCGTCATTGATCAGTTGGCGATCGCAAGCCACGGCGTCAGGCGCCTGGCCCTCGAGAGCCTGGACCACACACTGTCCTTCGGCACGCAAGCCACGAATGGTCTCCCACAGCTGGGGAGTCATGTCGAAAGGTGCCCAGATACCGAGCGAAGGCTCAGTCAGTTCAGCCTGGCCCAGCGTGACCAAGGTTTTCAGGTCCGTGGAAAATCCGGTTGCCGGACGCGCACGTCCGAAATCCGCACCGATATCGTCATAGCGCCCGCCCTGGGCGATGGACTGGCCAACCCCAGGAACGAACGCGGCAAACACCACGCCGGTGTGGTAATGGTAGCCACGCAGCTCGCCAAGATCGAAGTAGAGCGGCAACTGCGGGAATCGTTGTGCCAGCGTATCCGCAATACGCTCCAGGCCTTCCAGAGCGACCTGCACATCGGCAGGCGCCTGCGCCAACACCTCTCGGGCCACGCGCAGCACATCGCGACCGCCACACAAGGTGGCCAGCGCCTGGAGCATGCCCGCAGGACCTGCCGGCAGGCCGGAGGTCAACTCGCGCACCTCATCGACAGCCTTGCGTTGCAGTGCATCGAACAGACGCTGCTCTGCCTCGCCAGACAAGCCAGCCGCCCTCGCCAACCCGCGATAGACACCGACATGACCGAGGTCCATGTGCACATTCGGCACCTCGGCCAACTCCAGCATCTCCAGCATCAGGCTGATGACTTCGATATCCGCCGAAACGCCGCCATCGCCATACAGCTCGGCACCCAGTTGGATCGGACTGCGCGAAGTGGACAGCGCCCGGGGCTTGGCATGCAGCACACTGCCTACATAGCAGAGACGGCTCGGCCCCTCGCGACGAAGAGTGTGCGAATCGACACGCGCGACCTGAGGCGTGATATCGGCCCTGAAACCCATCTGCCGCCCGGACAGCGGATCGGTGATTTTGAAGGTCTTCAGATCCAGATCCTGACCGGCACCGGTCAGCAACGATTCGAGGAACTCCACATGGGGCGTGATGACCAGCTCGTAGCCCCAGCCATGGAATAGATCCAGCACACGACGTCGCGCGGTCTCGATACGCGCCGCCTCGGGCGGCAGCACCTCCTCGATGCCATCCGGCAGCAGCCAGCGGTCTATCGTTGCCATTTCGCCTATCACCTCTTTCAGAGAGTTCCAGCCAGCACACGAAAACAGGAGCCGTCGCTCCCAAGCCGCATGCCGTCATGTTCGAACGAGCCCCGGCGCGACAGGCGACAAGGCCGGCAGGGTCGCCCCGTGCCATGGATCGCCGTGCGCGAACTTGAATGCGCAGGCGTAAAAAAGCCGGGGCTACCCCGGCTGCACGGATCATAGCAATGTTTTGTCGATGGGTCATCCGATGGGCCGTCAAGCCCGTCGGATGACCCTGTCGATCAGCGCGACTTCTCCAGGTAACGGAAGAACTCGCTGTCCGGATTCAACACCAGCACGTCTTCCTTGCTCGCAAAGCTTTCACGGTAGGCCTGCAGACTGCGGTAGAACGCGTAGAACTCGGTGTCCTGCCCGTATGCGGCCGCATAAATGGCCGCTGCACGAGCGTCGCCGTCGCCTCGCAATTCCTCGGACTCGCGGAATGCCTCGGCCAGCAGTACGCGCTTCTGACGATCGGCATCGGCACGAATACCTTCGGCCAGCTCCTTGCCTTTTGCACGGTGCTCACGGGCCTCACGCTCACGCTCCGAACTCATACGCTCGAATACACTGCGGTTGACCTCGCGCGGCAGATCGATGCCCTTCACGCGAACGTCCACGACTTCGATCCCGAGCTCCTGCTGGGCCGCACGGTTCAAGGCATTGGTTACCTGCCCCATCAACTCGTCGCGCTGGCCCGATACGGACTCATGCAGGGTGCGCTTACCGAACTGGTCGCGCAACGCGGCTTCCAGGCGGCGCGACAGACGCTCATCGGCAATCGCCTTGACGCCAGACGTCGCGGTATAGAAGCGCTCGGCATCATCCACTCGCCACTTGGCGTAGGAGTCCACCATCAGCGCTTTCTTCTCCAGCGTGAGGAAGCGGGACGTCGTCGAGTCCAGCGTCATCAGGCGCGCATCGAACTTGCGCACACTGTTCACGTAAGGAATCTTCATGTGCAGCCCAGGCTGCAAATCAGGCTCGACGATCTTGCCGAATCGCAGCAGGACTGCACGTTCGGTCTGCGAAACGATATAGAAGCTATTCCACAGGACCAACGCCAGGATCACGCCAACGATCAGCGCGAGAATTGACTTATTGCTCATCAACGGCTCTCCCTGGAACGAACTTCACGCGGGTCCAGCTCTACCGGAAGGCGAGTGCCCTGCCCGGTGGATTCCGACGCGCCAGCCGATTGCGACGGAGCACCGGCCCCACGGCTGTTGATCATCTTGTCCAGCGGCAGATAAAGCAGGTTGTTCTGCCCCTTGTCGCCAGTCACCAGCACTTTGCTGGTATTGCTCATGACATCCTGCATGGTTTCCAGGTACAGGCGCTCACGCGTGACTTCCGGCGCCTTGCGGTACTCGGCGACCAGCTTGCTGAAACGGTCAGCCTCACCCTGGGAGCGGGAAATCACGGCATCGCGATAACCGCTTGCCTCTTCCAGCATGCGCTGTGCCTGGCCTCGCGCTTCGGGAATCACGCCATTGGCGTAGGATTCGGCCTGGTTCTTCTCCCGCTGCTCGTCTTCGCGAGCCCGGATCACGTCGTCGAAGGCCTCCTGGACCTCACGCGGCGCGGCAGCGCTCTGCAGGTTGACCTGGGTAACGGTGATACCGGTGCGGTAGTTGTCCAGGAAACGCTGCAGGCGCTCCTTGACTTCGCTCGCCATGGCCTCACGGCCCTCGGTCAGCACCTGATCCATCGCCGTCGAACCAACCACATGGCGAACGGCACTGTCCGTCGCATGCTGGAGGCTGACTTCCGGCTGATCCACATTCAGCACGAAGGCCTGGAGATCGGAAACCCGGTATTGCACGGTCAGCGGCACTTCGATGATGTTTTCATCTTCGGTCAGCATCTGCCCCTGCTTGCTGTAGGAGCGCTCGCGCGTCACGTTTTCCTGGAACTTGCGATCGATCGGCGGGAAATAGATATTCAGGCCAGGGCCAACGGTCTCGTAGTACTTACCGAAACGCAGCACCACCGCCTGCTCTTGTTCGTCGACGATATAGACGGCACTGGTCAGCCAGACGGCCAGCAGTACGGCCAGACCGACCCAGAGCAGCGCAAAGCCGCCACGTCGACCGCCGCCTTCGCCACCATTGCCGGCACCACCGGAACCACGCTTCTTGCCGCCAAAGACACCGTTGAGGCTGTCCTGCAGCTTGCGGAAAGCCTCGTCGAGATCCGGCGGCCCCTTCTGGTCACCACCGCCCCGACGACCGCCATTGCCACCATTGCCGCCGCCACTACCCCAGGGGTCCTGATTGTTCGAGTTGCCACCCGGCTCATTCCAAGCCATAGCGCTCTCCATTCAAATAAAGCTAAGGACGCGCCATTGCGCATCCGCCAATGCTACCGAAAGCTCGCTGGCGGCAGCAAAATTGCTGCCGCAGGCTTTATTGCAAAGTGTGTTGCTCGATGAAGTCGGCAGGCAGAAGACCTTCGCGACTGACCAGGCGATTGAGTTCGGACCTGGGCATCCGCAGGGAAACCAGGCTGCCACCTTCATCGTCGTAATGCTCTTCCTGCACCGCGCCTGCCGCAAACAGTTGAGCCCGCAGACGGCCAAGGGCTTGCGACAGTTTCAGGGTGCCGATGAAAAGATCGTCACCAAGCCGCTCCCCTATCGCCTGGCGAAGCAGATCGAGCCCCAGACCGTCGCGCGCGGAAACCCAGACCCGCTGCGGCACACCATCGGCATCCCGCTGAATCATGGGCTCGACACCGTCGAGCAAGTCGACCTTGTTGTACACCTCGAGCATGGGCAGCTCTCGCGCACCGATCTCTCCAAGCACCATCAGCACCTGTTCGATCTGCTGGTCACGCTCGGGCTCATGGCAATCGATGACATGCAAAAGAAGGTCTGCGCTGCTGGATTCCTCCAGCGTCGCACGAAACGACTCGACCAGCTTGTGTGGAAGATGCCGAATGAAACCGACGGTATCGGCCAGAATCATTGGCCCGATGTCATCGAGATCGACCCTGCGCAGGGTCGGGTCGAGCGTGGCGAAGAGCTGGTCGGCCGCATAAACGCCCGATTCAGTCAGGCCGTTGAACAACGTCGACTTGCCTGCGTTGGTATAGCCGACCAGGGACACTTGCGGGATATCTGCCCGCCGGCGCCCTCGACGAGCCTGGTCACGCTGGCTGCGGACCTTCTCCAGACGCTGCTTGATCTGCCGTATGCGTACCCGCAAAAGTCGGCGGTCGGTTTCGAGCTGGGTTTCACCCGGACCACGCAG is part of the Pseudomonas sp. ABC1 genome and encodes:
- the rnr gene encoding ribonuclease R; its protein translation is MADWQSLDPEAAREAEKYENPIPSRELILKHLSERGSPASREQLQGEFGLSSEDDIEALRRRLRAMERDGQIIYTRRGTYAPVDKLDLVCGRVSGHRDGFGFLLPDDGSDDLFLSPAQMRLVFDGDRCLARVAGMDRRGRREGAIVEVISRAHESIVGRYQEESGVGFVEADNPKIQQEVLITPGRSMNAKPGQFVEVKITHWPTQRFQPQGDIIEVIGNYMAPGMEIDVALRSFDIPYVWPEAVLREAARFKEEVAEKDKLKRVDLRHLPFVTIDGEDARDFDDAVYCEKVRAWKLFSGGFRLYVAIADVSHYVKVGSALDKEAETRGNSVYFPERVVPMLPEELSNGLCSLNPHVDRLAMVCEITLSKTGVMTDYQFYEAVIHSHARLTYNKVSSMLEQPQSEDGKRLCGEYAEVLPHLKHLHALYKVLLKARHVRGAIDFETQETRIIFGEGRKIAEIRPTVRNDAHRLIEECMLCANVATAAFLQKHELPSLYRVHDGPPLERQEKLRAFLGELGLSLHKGKEGPTPKDYQALLEKIQGRADFNVIQTVMLRSLSQAVYSTDNNGHFGLNYEAYTHFTSPIRRYPDLLVHRAIRSVIRSRRDTPHVRREGAASMPKARIYPYDEAGLEQLGEQCSMTERRADEATRDVVNWLKCEFMSDRVGETFPGVITAVTGFGLFVELTDIYVEGLVHVTAMPGDYYHFDPLHHRLSGERSGRSFRLGDSVSVKVMRVDLDERKIDFELVENTSQGRDKSSARVLGNTDVKKSREIKKSLQNESRSSGKGARTGNKAGAGKSSSSKPADKGAKARKRKAKK
- a CDS encoding EamA family transporter, whose protein sequence is MLWIPFTLLAAFTQALRNAQQKVLSREVNAIGVTLARFIWALPLAGIYLLILELAVPTEIPHFSGHFLFAVSAAAFAQILATILMVLLFQRRSYAAGVGLAKSEALLAAILGAAFFGALLGPIGWLGIAIGSVAVWLMKGRSEPGTLDLSTLLLGLGSGLCFALTTLWVRDACHQLSLPFMHTAAWALVWTIGIQVTALTAWLALRDRATLLKLWHRPSLVFRISLSSSIASLCWFTAVNLEQVALVKTLGQVEVFFTLLLSQHWLKEQVSPRERLGLLLIVISAILVIWPTLTT
- a CDS encoding adenylosuccinate synthase, translated to MGKNVVVLGTQWGDEGKGKIVDLLTDQAAAVVRYQGGHNAGHTLVIDGKKTILRLIPSGILREGTQCLIGNGVVVAPDALLKEIGELEERGVPVRERLRISPACPLILPYHVALDQAREKARGEAKIGTTGRGIGPAYEDKISRRGLRIGDLFHPERFASKLREILEYHNFVLQNFYKEPAVDYQKTLDEAMAYAKILEPLMLDVVTRLHDLRRADENIMFEGAQGTLLDIDHGTYPFVTSSNTTAGGVSTGSGVGPLYLDYILGITKAYTTRVGSGPFPTELFDETGAYLAKQGHEFGSVTGRARRCGWFDAVILRRSIEINSISGLCLTKLDVLDGLETVRICTGYLDAQGNTLADAPTDAESYENLQPVYEDLPGWSESTVGARSLEELPANARAYIERIAELVGAPIDIVSTGPDRNETIVLRHPFA
- a CDS encoding ATP phosphoribosyltransferase regulatory subunit, whose amino-acid sequence is MATIDRWLLPDGIEEVLPPEAARIETARRRVLDLFHGWGYELVITPHVEFLESLLTGAGQDLDLKTFKITDPLSGRQMGFRADITPQVARVDSHTLRREGPSRLCYVGSVLHAKPRALSTSRSPIQLGAELYGDGGVSADIEVISLMLEMLELAEVPNVHMDLGHVGVYRGLARAAGLSGEAEQRLFDALQRKAVDEVRELTSGLPAGPAGMLQALATLCGGRDVLRVAREVLAQAPADVQVALEGLERIADTLAQRFPQLPLYFDLGELRGYHYHTGVVFAAFVPGVGQSIAQGGRYDDIGADFGRARPATGFSTDLKTLVTLGQAELTEPSLGIWAPFDMTPQLWETIRGLRAEGQCVVQALEGQAPDAVACDRQLINDGGAWQVVPLAR
- the hflC gene encoding protease modulator HflC; protein product: MSNKSILALIVGVILALVLWNSFYIVSQTERAVLLRFGKIVEPDLQPGLHMKIPYVNSVRKFDARLMTLDSTTSRFLTLEKKALMVDSYAKWRVDDAERFYTATSGVKAIADERLSRRLEAALRDQFGKRTLHESVSGQRDELMGQVTNALNRAAQQELGIEVVDVRVKGIDLPREVNRSVFERMSSEREREAREHRAKGKELAEGIRADADRQKRVLLAEAFRESEELRGDGDARAAAIYAAAYGQDTEFYAFYRSLQAYRESFASKEDVLVLNPDSEFFRYLEKSR
- the hflK gene encoding FtsH protease activity modulator HflK → MAWNEPGGNSNNQDPWGSGGGNGGNGGRRGGGDQKGPPDLDEAFRKLQDSLNGVFGGKKRGSGGAGNGGEGGGRRGGFALLWVGLAVLLAVWLTSAVYIVDEQEQAVVLRFGKYYETVGPGLNIYFPPIDRKFQENVTRERSYSKQGQMLTEDENIIEVPLTVQYRVSDLQAFVLNVDQPEVSLQHATDSAVRHVVGSTAMDQVLTEGREAMASEVKERLQRFLDNYRTGITVTQVNLQSAAAPREVQEAFDDVIRAREDEQREKNQAESYANGVIPEARGQAQRMLEEASGYRDAVISRSQGEADRFSKLVAEYRKAPEVTRERLYLETMQDVMSNTSKVLVTGDKGQNNLLYLPLDKMINSRGAGAPSQSAGASESTGQGTRLPVELDPREVRSRESR
- the hflX gene encoding ribosome rescue GTPase HflX, which translates into the protein MFFERHGGGERAILVHLDGHDPSLREDPQEFQELARSAGADTVGFVSVSRHQPSAKFLIGSGKVEELRDLVHQNEAELVIFNHTLTPSQERNLEQVLECRVLDRTGLILDIFAQRARTHEGKLQVELAQLDHMSTRLVRGWTHLERQKGGIGLRGPGETQLETDRRLLRVRIRQIKQRLEKVRSQRDQARRGRRRADIPQVSLVGYTNAGKSTLFNGLTESGVYAADQLFATLDPTLRRVDLDDIGPMILADTVGFIRHLPHKLVESFRATLEESSSADLLLHVIDCHEPERDQQIEQVLMVLGEIGARELPMLEVYNKVDLLDGVEPMIQRDADGVPQRVWVSARDGLGLDLLRQAIGERLGDDLFIGTLKLSQALGRLRAQLFAAGAVQEEHYDDEGGSLVSLRMPRSELNRLVSREGLLPADFIEQHTLQ